The following are encoded in a window of Pseudomonas graminis genomic DNA:
- the mupP gene encoding N-acetylmuramic acid 6-phosphate phosphatase MupP: protein MRLRAVLFDMDGTLLDTAPDFIAICQAMLAERGFPRVDDKLIRDEISGGARAMVSAAFAMSPDAPEFEALRLEFLARYQTDCAVHSKLFDGMAELLADIEKANLIWGVVTNKPVRFAQPIMEQLGLSERSALLICPDHVTKSKPDPEPLLLACKMLDLDPASVLFVGDDLRDIESGRDAGTKTAAVRYGYIHPHDNPDHWGADVVVNHPLELRRVLDDALCSC, encoded by the coding sequence ATGCGCCTGAGGGCAGTTCTCTTCGACATGGACGGCACGCTGCTCGACACCGCGCCGGATTTCATTGCGATCTGCCAGGCGATGCTGGCCGAACGCGGCTTTCCGCGTGTGGACGACAAACTGATTCGCGATGAAATCTCCGGCGGTGCCAGGGCCATGGTCTCGGCGGCGTTCGCCATGTCCCCTGACGCGCCGGAATTCGAGGCGCTGCGACTGGAATTTCTGGCGCGCTACCAGACTGATTGCGCAGTGCACAGCAAGCTGTTCGACGGCATGGCCGAGTTGCTGGCGGACATCGAAAAAGCCAACCTGATCTGGGGCGTGGTGACCAACAAACCGGTGCGCTTCGCCCAGCCGATCATGGAGCAGCTGGGTTTGTCGGAGCGCTCTGCGCTGCTGATCTGCCCGGACCATGTGACCAAGAGCAAGCCCGACCCGGAGCCGCTGTTGCTGGCCTGCAAGATGCTCGATCTGGACCCGGCCAGCGTGTTGTTCGTGGGCGATGACCTGCGTGACATCGAATCCGGCCGCGACGCCGGGACCAAGACCGCCGCCGTTCGCTATGGCTATATCCATCCCCACGACAACCCCGATCATTGGGGCGCGGACGTGGTGGTGAATCACCCGCTGGAGCTGCGCCGGGTGCTGGACGATGCGTTGTGCAGCTGCTGA
- a CDS encoding YciK family oxidoreductase has protein sequence MFNYSARPDLLKDRVILVTGAGRGIGAAAARTYAAHGATVLLLGRTESNLSALYDEIEAAGHPQPVVIPFDLETALPHQYDELAAMIEDEFGRLDGVLHNASIIGPRTPIEQLTGEQFMQVMHVNVNATFMLTTALLPLLKLSGDASIAFTSSSVGRKGRAYWGAYGVSKFATEGLMQTLADEIDGLGSLRANSINPGATRTDMRAQAYPAEDPTNNPTPEEIMPVYLYLMGPDSKGINGQALDAQTR, from the coding sequence ATGTTTAATTATTCCGCCCGCCCCGATCTGCTCAAGGACCGGGTAATCCTGGTCACCGGCGCCGGCCGTGGCATCGGTGCCGCCGCCGCGAGAACCTACGCCGCCCACGGTGCAACGGTCTTGCTGCTGGGCAGGACCGAATCGAACCTGAGCGCGCTGTATGACGAGATCGAGGCCGCCGGACATCCGCAGCCCGTTGTCATTCCGTTCGACCTCGAGACTGCCCTGCCCCATCAATACGATGAACTCGCCGCGATGATCGAAGACGAGTTCGGTCGGCTAGACGGTGTATTGCACAATGCCTCGATCATCGGCCCGCGCACGCCGATCGAACAGCTCACTGGTGAGCAGTTCATGCAAGTCATGCACGTCAACGTCAACGCCACCTTCATGCTGACCACTGCGTTGCTGCCTCTGCTCAAGCTCTCGGGTGACGCATCCATTGCGTTCACCTCCAGCAGCGTCGGGCGCAAAGGCCGCGCGTATTGGGGCGCCTATGGTGTGTCCAAGTTCGCCACCGAGGGGCTGATGCAGACGCTGGCCGATGAAATCGACGGGCTGGGGTCGCTACGCGCCAATAGCATCAATCCGGGCGCAACCCGCACTGACATGCGCGCCCAGGCGTACCCGGCCGAGGACCCGACCAACAACCCGACGCCGGAAGAGATCATGCCGGTGTACCTGTACCTGATGGGCCCGGATAGCAAGGGCATCAACGGGCAGGCACTGGATGCGCAGACCCGCTGA
- a CDS encoding GGDEF domain-containing protein, whose amino-acid sequence MSFPTTTNAIDFDSARLQRHGFAPQHSLVRPALDYEQLRRQLDLQLQTSLEADKILSMLFQSIQQLIPLNALNFKHLPTDLRLELGERARHNATYSMTHEGKQLGELSFQRDHRFAEHELEQLESLLSSLLYPLRNALLYRHASLSALRDPLTGAGNRIAMEQSLIREFEIARRQQQPLSVLMLDIDHFKGINDTHGHATGDEVLRAVTNAVKDRLRNIDQVFRFGGEEFLIVLTNTSRESAALVGERLRSAALQLSYPVTGRPLDLTVSLGCSTLLPGESSDSMLRRADTALYAAKRKGRNRLEMAG is encoded by the coding sequence ATGAGTTTTCCAACCACCACCAATGCCATAGATTTCGACAGCGCCCGGCTGCAACGCCATGGTTTCGCGCCGCAGCACAGCCTCGTCCGGCCTGCCCTCGATTACGAGCAGCTCCGGCGTCAGCTCGACCTGCAACTGCAGACCAGCCTTGAAGCGGACAAGATCCTGTCGATGCTCTTCCAGAGCATTCAGCAGCTCATCCCGCTGAATGCCCTTAACTTCAAACACCTGCCCACTGATCTGCGTCTGGAGCTCGGCGAACGCGCCCGGCATAACGCCACGTACAGCATGACCCACGAAGGCAAACAACTTGGCGAGCTTTCGTTCCAGCGTGATCATCGTTTCGCCGAGCACGAGCTGGAGCAACTCGAATCGTTGCTGTCGAGCTTGCTCTATCCCCTGCGCAATGCCCTGCTGTACCGCCATGCCAGCCTGAGTGCGCTGCGTGACCCGCTGACCGGCGCCGGTAACCGGATTGCCATGGAACAGTCACTCATTCGAGAGTTCGAAATCGCACGCCGCCAGCAGCAACCGCTATCGGTGCTGATGCTGGACATCGACCACTTCAAGGGCATCAACGACACCCATGGCCATGCCACCGGCGACGAAGTGCTGCGGGCCGTGACCAACGCGGTCAAGGATCGCCTGCGCAATATCGATCAGGTGTTCAGATTTGGCGGTGAGGAATTTCTCATCGTGCTGACCAACACCAGTCGTGAGTCAGCCGCGCTGGTGGGCGAACGCCTGCGCAGTGCGGCACTGCAACTCAGTTATCCGGTGACAGGACGGCCTCTGGATCTGACCGTCAGCCTCGGTTGCTCGACGCTGCTGCCGGGCGAATCGTCCGACAGCATGTTGCGCCGCGCTGACACGGCCCTGTACGCCGCCAAGCGTAAGGGCCGCAACCGCCTGGAGATGGCGGGCTGA
- a CDS encoding TenA family transcriptional regulator: protein MIDMFIRTGPLMDASSYPAWAQQLIDDCSDAKAKVVGHELYQRMRDGRLSSKTMRQYLIGGWPVVEQFAVYMAHNLTKTRFARHPGEDMARRWLMRNIRVELNHADYWVNWSAAHGVTLEDLQAQLVPSELHALNHWCWHSCSSDSLVVAIAATNYAIEGATGEWSAVVCSQDTYADMFPPDTRKRAMKWLKMHAQYDDSHPWEALEIICTLAGNNPSEQLQSDLRMAVCKSYEYMFLFLERCMTLERSQEGNGSVREHRIPARA, encoded by the coding sequence GTGATCGATATGTTCATTAGAACCGGTCCGCTGATGGATGCCAGCAGTTACCCCGCTTGGGCACAGCAATTGATTGACGATTGCAGTGACGCCAAGGCCAAGGTGGTAGGGCATGAACTTTATCAACGCATGCGTGACGGGCGGCTCAGTTCTAAGACCATGCGCCAGTACCTCATTGGGGGCTGGCCGGTCGTCGAACAGTTCGCGGTCTATATGGCGCATAACCTGACCAAAACCCGATTCGCCCGACACCCGGGTGAAGACATGGCGCGACGATGGTTGATGCGCAATATTCGGGTCGAACTCAACCACGCCGATTACTGGGTCAACTGGAGCGCCGCCCACGGGGTGACGCTGGAAGACTTGCAGGCGCAGTTGGTGCCCTCGGAACTCCATGCGCTGAATCACTGGTGCTGGCACAGTTGTTCGTCGGATTCACTGGTAGTCGCCATCGCGGCGACCAACTACGCCATCGAAGGTGCCACCGGTGAATGGTCGGCGGTCGTCTGTTCCCAGGACACCTACGCGGACATGTTCCCGCCGGACACACGAAAGCGGGCGATGAAGTGGCTGAAGATGCATGCGCAGTACGACGATTCCCACCCTTGGGAAGCGCTGGAAATCATCTGCACCCTGGCCGGCAACAATCCCAGCGAGCAATTGCAGAGCGACCTGCGAATGGCGGTCTGCAAAAGCTACGAGTACATGTTTCTGTTCCTTGAGCGGTGCATGACGCTGGAACGATCCCAGGAAGGTAACGGCTCGGTCCGGGAACACCGGATACCTGCCCGCGCCTGA
- a CDS encoding EAL domain-containing protein, with protein MKQKRILEKPRLLGIVWPFIAVVLLQALLGCVSLYMMSAVRSYIGGESLWSKGQKDAIYYLNLYANSRDDINYLKYQKAIAIPQGGHDLRLAMDQPVPDIARAKAGILQGGNHPDDAQSIIWLYLNFQHFSYLEKAIDLWKVGDNYLVQLDEVAREMHARIQEGNVTNSEVLGWRQRISAINEGVTPAAMAFSDALGEGSRVILRILLVVNLATALCLIILALLRTHKLLEQRHAFAVALQMEKERAQITLESIGDGVITTDVDGSIVYMNPAAELMTHWKNEQAAGLPLAALFSLLDENDQKDTSTLIERMLSGNLGGGSESSRLIQRLDGSTVSVALVGSPIRAEGKVSGAVLVLHDMTQERQYIANLSWQATHDALTGLANRREFEYRLELALNNLVEQPARHALLFLDLDQFKLVNDTSGHAAGDELLRHICTLLQQGVREGDTLARLGGDEFGILLEHCAPEDAERVAESLRQTVESLHFVWKGRPFVTTVSIGLVHIDEVPTTLEASLRAADMACYMAKEKGRNRVQVYHDDDSDLSTRFGEMAWIQRLHMALEENRFCLYSQEIAALGRNAEQSNGHIEILLRLRDESGRMILPDSFIPAAERYGMMTTLDRWVVQHVFMIIADCLKAGHHKGPMAVCAINLSGTSIGDDAFLEYLRQQFQIYAIPPELICFEITETSAIANLGSAIRFINELKSLGCRFSLDDFCAGMSSFAYLKHLPVDFLKIDGSFVKDMLDDPVNRAMVEVINHIGHVMGKQTIAEFVESPQIEQALLEIGVDYAQGYVIERPQLFTCECLHARPARQTPLLFSAPGTFR; from the coding sequence ATGAAGCAAAAGCGGATTCTCGAGAAGCCTCGCCTTCTGGGCATCGTATGGCCATTTATCGCCGTTGTGCTGTTACAGGCACTGCTCGGCTGCGTCAGCCTGTACATGATGTCGGCGGTGCGCAGCTACATTGGCGGGGAGAGCCTGTGGTCGAAGGGCCAGAAAGACGCCATTTACTACCTGAATCTCTACGCCAACAGCCGCGACGACATTAATTACCTGAAATACCAAAAAGCCATTGCCATTCCCCAGGGCGGCCATGACCTGCGCCTGGCCATGGATCAGCCGGTGCCCGACATCGCGCGCGCCAAGGCCGGGATTCTGCAAGGTGGCAACCACCCTGACGATGCCCAGAGCATCATCTGGCTTTATCTGAATTTTCAGCACTTCAGCTACCTGGAAAAGGCCATTGACCTGTGGAAGGTCGGTGACAACTACCTGGTCCAGCTCGATGAAGTCGCCCGGGAAATGCACGCGCGGATTCAGGAAGGCAACGTCACCAATAGCGAGGTCCTGGGGTGGCGGCAGCGCATCAGCGCCATCAACGAAGGCGTCACGCCCGCGGCCATGGCCTTCAGCGACGCGCTGGGCGAGGGCTCGCGGGTCATCCTGCGAATTCTGCTGGTGGTCAACCTCGCCACCGCGCTGTGCCTGATCATCCTGGCGCTGCTGCGCACCCATAAGTTGCTGGAGCAGCGCCATGCCTTCGCGGTCGCGCTGCAGATGGAAAAGGAGCGCGCGCAAATTACCCTCGAGTCCATCGGTGATGGTGTCATCACCACCGATGTCGACGGCTCCATCGTCTATATGAATCCCGCCGCCGAACTCATGACTCACTGGAAAAACGAGCAGGCGGCCGGCCTGCCGCTGGCCGCGTTGTTCAGCCTGCTCGACGAGAATGACCAGAAAGACACCTCGACCCTGATCGAGCGCATGCTCAGTGGCAATTTGGGCGGCGGCAGCGAAAGCTCACGACTGATTCAGCGCCTGGACGGCAGCACTGTGTCGGTCGCGCTGGTCGGCTCGCCGATTCGCGCCGAAGGCAAGGTCAGTGGCGCGGTGCTGGTGCTGCACGACATGACCCAGGAGCGGCAGTACATCGCCAACCTGTCCTGGCAAGCGACCCACGATGCCCTGACCGGGCTGGCGAACCGCCGCGAGTTCGAATACCGCCTGGAACTGGCCCTCAACAATCTGGTGGAGCAGCCCGCGCGGCATGCACTGTTATTTCTGGATCTTGACCAGTTCAAGCTGGTCAACGACACCAGCGGTCATGCGGCGGGTGATGAGTTGCTGCGGCACATTTGCACGCTGTTGCAGCAGGGCGTGCGGGAGGGTGACACCCTGGCGCGACTGGGCGGTGACGAGTTCGGCATCCTCCTCGAACATTGCGCGCCGGAGGACGCCGAACGGGTCGCCGAAAGTCTGCGGCAAACTGTGGAAAGCCTGCATTTTGTCTGGAAAGGCCGGCCGTTTGTGACCACGGTCAGCATTGGCCTGGTGCACATCGACGAGGTCCCGACCACCCTGGAAGCCTCGCTGCGCGCCGCCGACATGGCCTGCTACATGGCCAAGGAAAAAGGTCGCAACCGGGTTCAGGTCTACCACGACGACGACTCCGATCTGTCCACCCGCTTTGGTGAAATGGCGTGGATTCAGCGCCTGCACATGGCCCTCGAAGAGAATCGCTTCTGCCTGTATTCCCAGGAAATCGCAGCGCTGGGTCGCAACGCCGAGCAAAGCAACGGCCATATCGAGATTCTGCTGCGGCTGCGGGACGAGTCCGGGCGGATGATCCTGCCCGACAGCTTCATCCCCGCCGCAGAACGCTACGGCATGATGACCACACTGGATCGCTGGGTCGTGCAGCACGTCTTCATGATCATTGCCGACTGCCTCAAGGCCGGGCACCACAAGGGGCCGATGGCGGTGTGTGCGATCAACCTGTCCGGGACCAGCATTGGCGACGACGCATTTCTTGAATATTTGCGACAGCAGTTCCAGATCTACGCAATCCCTCCTGAACTTATCTGTTTTGAAATCACCGAAACCAGTGCGATCGCCAATTTGGGCAGCGCCATTCGGTTCATCAATGAACTTAAAAGTCTGGGATGCCGTTTCTCTCTGGATGACTTCTGTGCAGGCATGTCGTCATTCGCTTACCTGAAGCACTTGCCTGTGGACTTCCTGAAGATTGATGGCAGTTTCGTAAAAGACATGCTCGACGATCCGGTCAACCGGGCGATGGTGGAAGTGATCAACCATATCGGGCACGTAATGGGCAAACAGACGATCGCCGAGTTCGTCGAAAGCCCCCAGATAGAGCAGGCGTTATTGGAAATCGGTGTGGACTACGCTCAGGGGTACGTTATCGAGCGACCGCAATTATTCACCTGTGAATGTCTGCACGCACGGCCCGCGAGGCAGACCCCACTGTTGTTCAGCGCTCCCGGGACTTTTCGCTGA
- a CDS encoding ABC transporter ATP-binding protein, whose product MPVPDVENPDRRSTAPSVDEHPAVDRLNWAQIRRLALQHRKSLWVANGVAVLAVLCSVPIPLLLPLLVDEVLLGKGNSALIFMNQFLPDSLHKPVGYIGLMLVATLCLRLGALVFNVIQSWLFAGLAKNIVYRIRTRLIGRLKRISLSEYESLGSGTVTAHLVTDLDTVDKFVGETLSKFLVAMLTLTGTAAILMWMHWQLALLILLFNPLVVFATVKLGKRVKHLKKLENDSTSRFTQALTETLDAIQEIRASNRQGYFLGLLGLRAREVRDYAVSSQWKSDASGRASGLLFQFGIDIFRAAAMLTVLFSDLSIGHMLAVFSYLWFMIGPVEQLLNLQYAYYAAGGALTRINELLARADEPQYPGQINPFEGRQTVSIDVRGLSFGYNDELVLDQLDLSINPGEKVAIVGASGGGKSTLVQLLLGLYTPQSGVIRFGGSRMQEIGLDTVRENVAVVLQHPALFNDTVRANLLMGREQDDSACWQALEIAQMDATIRALPLGLDSVVGRSGVRLSGGQRQRLAIARMVLADPKVVILDEATSALDAATEYNLHQALNRFLSGRTTLIIAHRLSAVKQADRVLVFDGGRIAEDGDHQQLIADGGLYARLYGHLQQV is encoded by the coding sequence ATGCCAGTGCCTGATGTCGAGAATCCGGACCGTCGCAGCACCGCCCCATCGGTTGATGAGCATCCCGCCGTTGATCGCTTGAACTGGGCGCAGATCCGCCGCCTTGCCCTGCAGCACAGGAAATCGCTGTGGGTGGCCAATGGCGTCGCGGTTCTGGCCGTGCTCTGCTCGGTGCCGATACCGCTGCTATTGCCGTTGCTGGTCGATGAAGTGCTGCTGGGCAAAGGCAATTCGGCGCTGATCTTCATGAATCAGTTCCTGCCCGACAGCCTGCACAAGCCCGTCGGCTACATCGGTCTGATGCTGGTGGCGACACTCTGCCTGCGCCTGGGCGCGCTGGTGTTCAACGTGATTCAGTCGTGGCTGTTTGCCGGCCTGGCCAAGAACATTGTCTACCGCATCCGCACGCGCCTGATCGGGCGACTCAAGCGCATCTCGTTGAGCGAATACGAAAGCCTGGGCAGCGGCACGGTCACCGCGCACCTGGTGACGGATCTGGACACCGTCGACAAATTCGTCGGCGAAACGCTCAGCAAGTTTCTCGTGGCGATGCTTACCCTCACAGGCACTGCCGCGATCCTGATGTGGATGCACTGGCAACTGGCGCTGCTGATTCTGCTGTTCAACCCGCTGGTGGTGTTCGCCACGGTGAAACTCGGCAAGCGCGTTAAGCACCTCAAGAAGCTGGAAAACGACAGCACTTCGCGCTTCACCCAGGCGCTCACGGAAACCCTCGACGCGATCCAGGAGATCCGCGCCAGCAACCGTCAGGGGTATTTCCTCGGATTGCTCGGCCTGCGCGCCCGGGAAGTGCGCGATTACGCGGTGTCGTCTCAATGGAAGAGCGACGCGTCGGGGCGGGCCAGCGGGTTGCTGTTTCAGTTCGGCATCGACATTTTCCGCGCTGCCGCGATGCTGACGGTGCTGTTCTCCGACCTGTCCATCGGTCACATGCTCGCCGTGTTCAGCTACCTGTGGTTCATGATTGGTCCCGTCGAACAGCTGCTGAACCTGCAGTACGCCTACTATGCGGCGGGCGGCGCGCTGACCCGGATCAACGAGCTGCTGGCCCGTGCGGACGAACCTCAGTACCCGGGACAAATCAATCCGTTCGAGGGTCGGCAGACGGTGAGCATTGACGTGCGCGGGTTGAGCTTCGGCTACAACGACGAGCTAGTCCTCGATCAACTTGACTTGTCGATCAATCCGGGCGAGAAGGTCGCCATTGTCGGTGCCAGCGGCGGCGGCAAAAGCACGCTGGTCCAGTTGTTGCTCGGCCTGTACACCCCCCAATCCGGCGTCATTCGTTTTGGTGGCTCGCGCATGCAGGAGATTGGTCTGGACACCGTGCGCGAGAACGTCGCGGTGGTGCTGCAGCATCCGGCGCTGTTCAACGACACCGTCCGCGCCAACCTGCTGATGGGTCGCGAGCAGGACGACAGCGCCTGTTGGCAGGCGCTGGAAATCGCGCAGATGGATGCCACGATCCGCGCGCTGCCCCTCGGGCTGGACAGTGTGGTCGGGCGCTCGGGTGTTCGGTTGTCTGGTGGCCAGCGACAACGGCTGGCCATTGCGCGCATGGTCCTGGCTGACCCCAAGGTGGTGATTCTCGACGAGGCTACTTCTGCCCTGGACGCTGCCACCGAGTACAACCTGCATCAGGCGCTGAACCGTTTTTTAAGTGGCCGCACCACGCTGATCATTGCCCACCGACTGTCGGCAGTGAAACAGGCGGATCGGGTACTGGTGTTCGATGGCGGGCGCATTGCCGAGGACGGTGACCATCAGCAGCTGATTGCAGACGGCGGGTTGTACGCCAGGCTCTACGGACACCTGCAACAGGTGTGA
- a CDS encoding DsbA family protein: MSTRLLYVMDPMCSWCWGFSPVAEALVEQAGAAGVPLHLVVGGLRTGSGAALEPTTKRYILEHWQAVHEATGQAFRFDGALPDGFVYDTGPACRAIVAARSLAPDVAWRLVKEIQQAFYLDGRDVTHGSVLAELAEKAGLPRIEFAEAFDSVEQHTATASDFSWVQDLGIAGFPTLLAEHNGQLALLTNGYQPLDVLEPLLGRWLERNASA; this comes from the coding sequence ATGTCCACCCGCCTCCTGTATGTGATGGACCCGATGTGTTCCTGGTGCTGGGGTTTTTCTCCGGTGGCCGAAGCATTGGTCGAGCAGGCGGGAGCGGCGGGGGTGCCGTTGCATCTGGTGGTGGGCGGGTTGCGCACCGGCAGTGGCGCGGCGCTGGAACCGACGACCAAACGCTACATCCTCGAACACTGGCAAGCGGTGCACGAGGCCACGGGCCAGGCGTTCCGTTTCGACGGCGCCTTGCCCGACGGTTTCGTCTACGACACCGGGCCTGCCTGCCGAGCGATTGTTGCGGCGCGCAGTCTGGCGCCGGACGTGGCCTGGCGGCTGGTCAAGGAAATCCAGCAGGCCTTTTACCTGGACGGCCGCGACGTGACCCACGGCTCGGTGCTGGCCGAGCTGGCCGAAAAAGCCGGCTTGCCGCGCATCGAGTTTGCCGAAGCCTTCGACAGCGTCGAGCAGCACACCGCGACTGCGTCGGATTTTTCCTGGGTTCAGGACTTGGGCATCGCGGGTTTTCCGACATTGCTTGCCGAGCACAACGGCCAGTTGGCGCTGCTGACCAACGGTTATCAACCCCTTGATGTCCTTGAGCCCTTGCTGGGTCGCTGGCTGGAGCGTAATGCCAGTGCCTGA
- the trhO gene encoding oxygen-dependent tRNA uridine(34) hydroxylase TrhO, translating into MTQTAPIVVAALYKFVTLSDYVALREPLLQAMVDNGIKGTLLIAEEGINGTVSGSREGIDGLMAWLKNDPRMVDIDHKESYCDEQPFYRTKVKLKKEIVTLGVPGVDPNKAVGTYVDPKDWNALIADPEVLLIDTRNDYEVSIGTFEGAIDPKTTSFREFPDYIKAHFDPTKHKKVAMFCTGGIRCEKASSYMLGEGFEEVYHLKGGILKYLEEVPQEETRWQGDCFVFDNRVTVRHDLTEGDYDQCHACRTPISAEDRASEHYSPGVSCPHCWDSLSEKTRRSAIDRQKQIELAKARNQPHPIGRNYRALDGQATETQSNEG; encoded by the coding sequence ATGACCCAAACCGCACCCATCGTCGTCGCGGCGCTGTACAAATTCGTCACCCTTTCCGATTACGTCGCACTGCGTGAGCCCCTGCTGCAGGCGATGGTCGACAACGGCATCAAGGGCACCTTGCTGATCGCGGAGGAAGGCATTAACGGCACCGTCTCCGGCAGCCGCGAGGGCATCGACGGCTTGATGGCCTGGCTGAAGAACGATCCGCGCATGGTCGACATCGACCATAAGGAATCCTACTGCGACGAGCAGCCGTTCTACCGCACCAAGGTCAAACTCAAGAAAGAGATCGTGACCCTCGGCGTGCCGGGCGTAGACCCGAACAAGGCCGTGGGCACCTACGTCGATCCCAAGGACTGGAACGCGCTGATTGCTGACCCTGAAGTGCTGCTCATCGACACGCGCAACGATTACGAAGTGTCGATCGGCACCTTCGAAGGCGCGATTGACCCCAAGACCACTTCATTTCGCGAGTTTCCGGACTACATCAAGGCCCACTTCGATCCGACCAAGCATAAGAAAGTCGCGATGTTCTGCACCGGCGGTATCCGCTGTGAGAAGGCCTCCAGCTATATGCTCGGCGAAGGCTTCGAAGAGGTCTATCACCTCAAGGGCGGCATTCTCAAATACCTGGAAGAAGTGCCCCAGGAAGAAACCCGCTGGCAGGGCGACTGCTTCGTGTTCGACAATCGCGTCACCGTGCGCCACGACCTGACCGAAGGCGACTACGATCAGTGTCACGCCTGCCGCACACCGATCAGCGCAGAAGACCGCGCCAGCGAGCACTATTCGCCGGGCGTCAGTTGCCCGCATTGCTGGGATTCACTGAGCGAAAAAACCCGCCGCAGCGCCATCGACCGGCAGAAGCAGATCGAACTGGCGAAGGCGCGCAATCAGCCGCACCCGATCGGGCGCAATTACCGTGCGCTCGACGGCCAGGCCACTGAAACTCAAAGCAACGAGGGCTGA
- a CDS encoding glutathione S-transferase family protein gives MTTRLQLFTSPSAFPNPQRLRLFMHEKGIADQFDETVYDMAPGGEQRGWRHLNMNPWGETPTLQLADGSFISETAAIVRFLDQSYPGRKIMGETPLEQGLDNMWDNRIWVHILYRIVTAFHVLHTGLGFKLELTKNEAWGEHCRKEALMHAALVNRHLADGREWLLGGAEPTFADVTLATAIAFSKFPVNATPLDERFEHLDSYWQRWQKRPSFQAAYADRSSGIPELDSPSA, from the coding sequence ATGACGACCAGACTGCAGCTATTCACCTCCCCTTCAGCGTTCCCCAATCCGCAGCGGCTACGGCTGTTTATGCACGAAAAAGGCATCGCCGATCAATTCGATGAAACCGTCTATGACATGGCGCCCGGTGGCGAACAACGCGGCTGGCGTCACCTCAACATGAACCCATGGGGCGAAACCCCGACACTCCAGCTGGCAGATGGCAGCTTTATTTCCGAAACAGCGGCCATCGTCCGTTTTCTCGACCAGTCCTATCCCGGCCGCAAGATCATGGGAGAAACTCCGCTGGAGCAGGGCCTGGACAACATGTGGGATAACCGCATCTGGGTGCATATCCTGTATCGCATCGTCACGGCTTTTCACGTCTTGCACACCGGGCTCGGTTTCAAACTGGAACTGACGAAGAATGAGGCATGGGGTGAACACTGCCGCAAGGAGGCACTGATGCACGCTGCCTTGGTGAATCGTCACCTGGCTGATGGTCGCGAATGGCTGTTGGGCGGTGCCGAACCGACGTTTGCCGATGTCACGCTGGCCACCGCGATTGCCTTTTCCAAGTTCCCGGTAAACGCGACCCCGCTGGACGAGCGTTTCGAGCATCTCGATAGCTACTGGCAGCGCTGGCAGAAGCGCCCAAGTTTCCAGGCCGCCTACGCTGATCGCAGCA